One window of Marinomonas primoryensis genomic DNA carries:
- the oppC gene encoding oligopeptide ABC transporter permease OppC — protein sequence MMTTKDKIQAVEQFAEKVVDVEGRSLWQDARRRFFSNHAAVISLVMLSLIAAIALLAPLFSQWHYEDIDWEALSDISVLGRPNIENGHYFGTDTLGRDIFVRTMQGGQISLLVGIMGSAVAIVIGTLYGATSGYIGGRVDSVMMRFLEILNSFPFMFFVIILMTLFGRHIFLIFVAIGAISWLDMARIVRGQTLSLKNKEYIEAAYACGVSTPKIILRHIVPNVLGIVVVYATLLVPNMILLESFISFLGLGVQEPMTSWGALISEGAQNMEIAIWQLAWPLGFLVVTLFCFNFLGDGLRDALDPKDR from the coding sequence GACGTAGAAGGTCGCAGTTTATGGCAAGACGCTCGTCGTCGCTTTTTTTCTAACCACGCCGCGGTAATCAGCTTAGTTATGCTCTCTTTAATTGCTGCCATTGCCCTATTGGCACCATTATTCAGCCAATGGCATTACGAAGATATCGATTGGGAAGCGCTCTCCGATATTTCGGTATTAGGTCGCCCAAATATAGAAAATGGCCACTATTTTGGAACAGACACCTTAGGTCGCGATATCTTTGTGCGCACTATGCAAGGCGGCCAAATCTCCCTCTTAGTTGGCATCATGGGCAGCGCCGTGGCCATTGTTATTGGCACGCTTTACGGTGCCACGTCTGGTTACATTGGCGGACGTGTCGACAGCGTTATGATGCGTTTTTTAGAGATTCTAAATTCTTTTCCTTTCATGTTCTTTGTGATCATTTTGATGACCTTGTTTGGTCGTCATATCTTTTTAATTTTTGTCGCCATCGGCGCCATCTCTTGGTTGGACATGGCGCGGATCGTTCGTGGACAAACCCTAAGCTTGAAAAACAAAGAATACATTGAGGCCGCTTACGCCTGTGGCGTGTCGACGCCGAAAATCATTTTGCGTCACATTGTGCCAAATGTGCTCGGGATTGTGGTGGTTTACGCCACGCTGCTAGTACCAAACATGATCTTGCTGGAATCTTTCATCAGCTTCTTAGGCTTAGGGGTTCAAGAACCTATGACCAGCTGGGGGGCGTTGATATCAGAAGGTGCTCAGAATATGGAAATTGCTATCTGGCAATTGGCTTGGCCACTCGGTTTCTTAGTCGTCACCTTATTTTGTTTTAACTTCCTCGGCGATGGCTTACGCGATGCGCTTGACCCAAAAGACCGCTAA
- the oppD gene encoding oligopeptide ABC transporter ATP-binding protein OppD, whose translation MNVLQTKNLLEVTNLRVNFRTPDGFVTAVNDLNFTLAQGETLGIVGESGSGKSQTAFALMGLLAGNGVIEGEARFNEQNILTLNEKAMNRIRSKEIAMIFQDPMTSLNPYMKVGKQLMEVLTLHKGMSKAEAFEASVKMLDAVKMPEARKRMNMYPHEFSGGMRQRVMIAMALLCQPKLLIADEPTTALDVTVQAQILTLLNELKDDFNTSIIMITHDLGVVAGLCDKVLVMYAGQTMEYGTAEDVFYRPTHPYTQGLLKAIPRLDANDEMLATIPGNPPNLLHLPPGCPFHARCEFAKDRCLESMPTLQEFAPGQLRACHKSLDGWVA comes from the coding sequence ATGAACGTATTACAGACAAAAAATTTATTAGAGGTCACTAACTTGCGCGTGAATTTCAGAACGCCAGATGGTTTTGTGACGGCAGTGAATGACCTAAATTTTACTTTAGCGCAAGGCGAGACGTTAGGCATCGTTGGCGAATCGGGTTCTGGCAAAAGCCAAACCGCCTTTGCTCTCATGGGTTTGCTGGCCGGCAATGGCGTTATCGAAGGAGAAGCGCGCTTTAACGAGCAAAACATTCTCACCCTGAATGAAAAAGCCATGAACCGCATTCGTTCTAAAGAAATTGCGATGATCTTCCAAGACCCAATGACGTCATTGAATCCTTATATGAAAGTCGGCAAGCAGCTAATGGAAGTGTTGACCCTACACAAAGGCATGAGCAAAGCGGAGGCGTTTGAAGCGTCGGTCAAGATGCTCGACGCGGTGAAGATGCCAGAAGCACGCAAGCGCATGAACATGTACCCACACGAGTTTTCCGGCGGCATGAGGCAGCGTGTGATGATCGCCATGGCGTTATTGTGTCAACCTAAACTTCTGATCGCAGATGAACCCACCACAGCGTTAGACGTGACGGTGCAAGCTCAGATTCTGACCTTGCTGAACGAGTTAAAAGACGACTTCAATACGTCCATCATCATGATCACTCATGATCTGGGTGTCGTCGCAGGATTATGCGACAAAGTATTGGTGATGTACGCTGGGCAAACCATGGAATACGGTACCGCAGAAGACGTATTTTATCGCCCAACACACCCTTATACGCAAGGTCTGCTAAAAGCCATTCCGCGCCTAGATGCCAATGATGAAATGTTGGCAACCATTCCAGGAAATCCACCTAACTTATTGCATTTACCACCGGGCTGCCCGTTCCACGCACGCTGTGAGTTCGCCAAAGATCGCTGCTTAGAAAGTATGCCAACCTTGCAAGAATTTGCACCGGGTCAGCTACGTGCTTGTCATAAATCCCTTGATGGGTGGGTTGCCTAA
- the oppF gene encoding murein tripeptide/oligopeptide ABC transporter ATP binding protein OppF, translating into MNTSDTILMEVNNLKVHFNIKSDNAWPWEKGQALKAVDGVNLTIYEGETLGVVGESGCGKSTLARALLRLVPITEGNVVWLGQDLTDLDKKQMRSKRQELQMIFQDPLASLDPRMTVGDIIAEPLNTFKPELSKDEVKTEVRKIMDRVGLLPNVINRYPHEFSGGQCQRIGIARALILKPKLVVCDEPVSALDVSIQAQVVNLLKELQAEMGLSLVFIAHDLSVVKHISDRVLVMYLGNAVELASKRALYDNPQHPYTKALLSAVPVPDPKVERGKKIQLLTGDLPSPISPPSGCVFRTRCPHANEGCAQQKPLLQVLSKEHQVACSRLAEIT; encoded by the coding sequence ATGAACACCTCAGATACTATTTTAATGGAAGTGAACAACTTAAAAGTCCACTTCAATATCAAGTCCGATAACGCGTGGCCGTGGGAAAAAGGCCAAGCACTAAAAGCAGTGGATGGCGTCAATTTAACCATTTATGAAGGCGAAACGCTGGGTGTGGTGGGGGAATCCGGTTGCGGTAAATCCACACTCGCCCGCGCTTTGTTACGTCTTGTACCCATTACGGAAGGCAATGTGGTGTGGCTTGGCCAAGATCTAACGGATCTTGATAAAAAACAAATGCGCAGCAAACGCCAAGAGCTGCAAATGATCTTTCAAGATCCATTAGCCTCTCTGGATCCTCGTATGACGGTGGGCGACATTATCGCCGAGCCGCTCAATACCTTTAAACCAGAACTTTCAAAAGACGAGGTGAAAACTGAGGTTCGTAAAATTATGGATCGCGTTGGCTTGTTACCCAATGTGATTAACCGCTACCCACATGAGTTCTCAGGTGGACAATGCCAACGTATTGGCATTGCACGTGCTTTGATTCTGAAACCAAAGTTAGTCGTATGCGACGAGCCAGTGTCTGCTTTGGATGTATCGATCCAAGCTCAGGTGGTCAATTTACTAAAAGAGCTACAAGCGGAAATGGGCTTGTCTTTGGTGTTTATCGCACACGATTTAAGTGTGGTAAAACACATTTCAGATCGCGTTTTGGTGATGTACTTAGGCAATGCAGTCGAGTTAGCCAGTAAACGAGCACTGTATGATAATCCCCAGCATCCATACACCAAAGCATTGCTGTCAGCGGTACCAGTACCCGACCCAAAAGTAGAACGCGGTAAAAAAATACAGTTATTAACGGGAGATTTACCTTCTCCAATCAGCCCGCCTTCGGGTTGTGTCTTCCGTACCCGTTGCCCGCATGCAAACGAAGGCTGTGCGCAACAAAAACCTCTCTTGCAAGTGCTGTCCAAAGAGCATCAGGTAGCCTGTTCGCGTTTAGCTGAAATCACATGA